The following coding sequences are from one Babesia microti strain RI apicoplast complete genome window:
- the rps7 gene encoding hypothetical protein (ribosomal protein S7) translates to MNNKINILKILCRKIQIKGNYLSIKKNIFNLLYNNNIINFEIILLNNLLNILYKLIYIMFKEENNYILNITNLYNFTNFINIIFKFIYNDIKLNKGKVCLPTYLYYLYTNLYNIINKKLNINYNLYKFFYKNYLNYLLKCNNYNNNYIINKKFKTIYFYKYININNIYKKNSINIYLKNKYYNIIIKNYINYNNKKFKKNYLIKYIKKND, encoded by the coding sequence ATGAATAATAAAATTAATATATTAAAAATATTATGTAGAAAAATACAAATAAAAGGTAATTATTTATCTATTAAAAAAAATATATTTAATTTATTATATAATAATAATATAATAAATTTTGAGATAATTTTATTAAATAATTTATTAAATATTTTATATAAATTAATATATATTATGTTTAAAGAGGAGAATAATTATATATTAAATATAACTAATTTATATAATTTTACTAACTTTATTAATATTATTTTTAAATTTATATATAATGATATAAAATTAAATAAAGGTAAAGTTTGTTTACCAACTTATTTATATTATTTATATACAAATTTATATAATATTATTAATAAAAAATTAAATATAAATTATAATTTATATAAATTTTTTTATAAAAATTATTTAAATTATTTATTAAAATGTAATAATTATAATAATAATTATATTATAAATAAAAAATTTAAAACTATTTATTTTTATAAATATATTAATATAAATAATATTTATAAAAAAAATAGTATAAATATTTATTTAAAAAATAAATATTATAATATTATTATTAAAAATTATATAAATTATAATAATAAAAAGTTTAAAAAGAATTATTTAATAAAATATATAAAAAAAAATGATTAA
- the rps17 gene encoding ribosomal protein S17: protein MIKRVNILIKINKNKYYNFRFNRNKKYNNKYIKKSKINVIKNLDFRNEISLGDIILFNNYIYKDKFVKYFGKI, encoded by the coding sequence ATGATAAAAAGAGTTAATATTTTAATAAAAATTAATAAAAATAAATATTATAATTTTAGATTTAATAGAAATAAAAAGTATAATAATAAGTATATAAAAAAATCAAAGATTAATGTAATTAAAAATTTAGATTTTAGAAATGAAATTAGTTTAGGTGATATAATATTATTTAATAATTATATTTATAAAGATAAATTTGTTAAATATTTTGGTAAGATATGA
- the rps5 gene encoding ribosomal protein S5 produces the protein MKNYNNYLFNKYLFIKINKLGKFKFFNTKLEYLNKLNINLFSNKYKNFNLKIIYKIISINRISHTLSKGRVMNYKITSCCGNKTGWCGLGVYINNKFFNTIELAKFRSINNIYIIKQNYKINTYSYFKYKGCKIKFINRFRDKFKLMKVVSSIYSVLGTNKFNLISFYSKNINILVKLLLNSLVKFN, from the coding sequence ATGAAAAATTATAATAATTATTTATTTAATAAATATTTATTTATAAAAATAAATAAATTAGGTAAATTTAAATTTTTTAATACAAAATTAGAATATTTAAATAAATTAAATATAAATTTATTTAGTAATAAATATAAAAATTTTAATTTAAAAATTATTTATAAAATTATTTCTATAAATAGAATTTCTCATACATTATCTAAAGGTAGAGTTATGAATTATAAAATTACATCTTGTTGTGGTAATAAAACAGGATGGTGTGGATTAGGAGTTTATATAAATAATAAATTCTTTAATACTATTGAGTTAGCTAAATTTAGATCTATTAATAATATTTATATAATTAAACAAAATTATAAAATAAATACTTATAGTTATTTTAAATATAAAGGTTGTAAAATTAAATTTATTAATAGATTTAGAGATAAATTTAAATTAATGAAAGTAGTTAGTTCTATTTACTCTGTATTAGGTACAAATAAATTTAATTTAATTTCATTTTATTCTAAAAATATTAATATTTTAGTTAAATTATTATTAAATTCATTAGTTAAATTTAATTAA
- the rpl36 gene encoding ribosomal protein L36, which produces MKIRSSVKKICKKCRLIRRNKILINICNSIKRHKTKQG; this is translated from the coding sequence ATGAAAATAAGATCATCTGTTAAAAAAATTTGTAAAAAATGTAGATTAATAAGAAGAAATAAAATATTAATAAATATTTGTAATAGTATTAAAAGACATAAAACTAAACAAGGATGA
- the rps11 gene encoding ribosomal protein S11, translating into MSNKLNIISYISFKRRNIFITVYKTTNDIFKNNIKFIKVLYSSSCGSKSFINSNKLCNDSIKLLLFKFIFFLIKNKLYNISLIIEGKNYFSKKIIEYLFKIKKIDSKFKIDYFNNYFKFSYNGCRVKKRRYL; encoded by the coding sequence ATATCAAATAAATTAAATATTATTTCTTATATATCTTTTAAAAGAAGAAATATATTTATAACTGTATATAAAACAACAAATGATATATTTAAAAATAATATAAAATTTATTAAAGTTTTATACTCATCTTCATGTGGTTCAAAATCATTTATAAATTCAAATAAACTTTGTAACGATTCAATAAAGTTATTATTATTTAAATTTATATTTTTTTTGATAAAAAATAAATTATATAATATAAGTTTAATAATTGAAGGAAAAAATTATTTTAGTAAAAAAATAATAGAATATCTTTTTAAAATTAAAAAAATTGATAGTAAATTTAAAATAGATTATTTTAATAATTATTTTAAGTTTTCTTATAATGGATGTAGAGTTAAAAAACGTAGATATTTATAA
- the rpl14 gene encoding ribosomal protein L14 — MIIISSLFNISDNSGLKKILSIGILGKSSIKLNICDFIIGSVKKGILKNKRFGDYSRVYTSKSSLFKFFIVKSKKYSKINFNNSMRSCKNSVIVINKEKNIIEGKKVIGIMSNIVKKIFYKSKVNLKNAKFIM; from the coding sequence ATGATTATTATTAGTTCTTTATTTAATATATCAGATAATAGTGGTTTAAAAAAAATTTTAAGTATAGGTATTTTAGGTAAAAGTAGTATTAAATTAAATATATGTGATTTTATAATTGGATCTGTTAAAAAAGGAATATTAAAAAATAAAAGATTTGGTGATTATAGTAGAGTATATACAAGTAAATCTAGTTTATTTAAATTTTTTATAGTTAAAAGTAAAAAATATAGTAAAATTAATTTTAATAATAGTATGAGATCTTGTAAAAATTCTGTTATAGTTATAAATAAAGAAAAAAATATTATAGAGGGTAAAAAAGTTATAGGTATTATGTCTAATATTGTTAAAAAAATATTTTATAAATCAAAAGTTAATTTAAAAAATGCAAAATTTATTATGTAA
- the rps19 gene encoding ribosomal protein S19, whose amino-acid sequence MIFDKNFYRKINNKNKKYKKFIIKTRNRNILLTKYLLNSILKVYNGKSYIPIIVNYNKLNYKLKNFIYTINKRKFFKNKFIKKCQK is encoded by the coding sequence ATAATATTTGATAAAAATTTTTATAGAAAAATTAATAATAAAAATAAAAAATATAAAAAATTTATAATTAAAACAAGAAATAGAAATATATTATTAACTAAATATTTATTAAATTCAATATTAAAAGTATATAACGGTAAAAGTTATATACCTATTATTGTAAATTATAATAAATTAAATTATAAATTAAAAAATTTTATATATACAATAAATAAGCGTAAATTTTTTAAAAATAAATTTATTAAAAAATGTCAAAAGTAA
- the rpl5 gene encoding ribosomal protein L5, giving the protein MQNLLCNKKIINKINILCFIDNYSIFSKNSKEYKEIFKFMYVLTNQKPLFLNYKLNINKFFMAKVLLVNKYKINCFLLELFKNITLFNFNRNLKNIKFYKFDKFFNFNIYINNSKFNFFTDKYNLNDKFNFKNINFIINIIFKNNINNKYRLYYLIKNNFKIIN; this is encoded by the coding sequence ATGCAAAATTTATTATGTAATAAAAAAATTATTAATAAAATTAATATTTTATGTTTTATAGATAATTATAGTATATTTAGTAAAAATAGTAAAGAATATAAAGAAATTTTTAAATTTATGTATGTATTAACAAATCAAAAACCATTATTTTTAAATTATAAATTAAATATTAATAAGTTTTTTATGGCTAAAGTTCTTTTGGTAAATAAGTATAAAATTAATTGTTTTTTATTAGAATTATTTAAAAATATAACTTTATTTAATTTTAATAGAAATTTAAAAAATATTAAATTTTATAAATTTGATAAATTTTTTAATTTTAATATATATATAAATAATAGTAAATTTAATTTTTTTACAGATAAGTATAATTTAAATGATAAATTTAATTTTAAAAATATAAATTTTATTATAAATATTATATTTAAAAATAATATAAATAATAAATATAGATTATATTATTTAATTAAAAATAATTTTAAAATAATTAATTAA
- the rps3 gene encoding ribosomal protein S3: MSKVISPIVFRSKYFNSYINKQFLYFNKKSNNISYFKFFNIYINLLYLVKKNLNLINSYILSKYLFTKVEFINIKIIVINFIFSRIYNKKVINIIKNLFLNITLYFNYFKNYKFYGKIKNFFILKLSNLTYYNLIEPLSSLKFTFYDYKKFKKSIIFYCNKVFKFKYKKRFNVIGIKFIYSGRFNKLNNRSKVDIYSIGSLYMQTITSKFYYFTDSINTDKGVIGLKIWINVN, encoded by the coding sequence ATGTCAAAAGTAATATCACCTATAGTTTTTAGATCTAAATATTTTAATTCATATATAAATAAACAATTTTTATATTTTAATAAAAAATCTAATAATATTTCTTATTTTAAATTTTTTAATATATATATTAATTTACTTTATTTAGTTAAAAAAAATTTAAATTTAATTAATAGTTATATTTTAAGTAAATATTTATTTACTAAAGTAGAATTTATAAATATTAAAATTATTGTTATTAATTTTATATTTTCAAGAATATATAATAAAAAAGTTATTAATATTATTAAAAATTTATTTTTAAATATTACTTTATATTTTAATTATTTTAAAAATTATAAATTTTATGGTAAAATAAAAAATTTTTTTATATTAAAATTATCTAATTTAACTTATTATAATTTAATTGAACCTTTAAGTAGTTTAAAATTTACTTTTTATGATTATAAAAAATTTAAAAAAAGTATTATTTTTTATTGTAATAAAGTTTTTAAATTTAAATATAAAAAAAGATTTAATGTAATAGGTATTAAATTTATATATTCAGGTAGGTTTAATAAGTTAAATAATAGATCAAAAGTTGATATATATTCAATAGGTAGTTTATATATGCAAACTATAACTTCTAAATTTTATTATTTTACAGATAGTATAAATACAGATAAAGGAGTTATAGGTTTAAAAATTTGGATAAATGTAAATTAA
- the BmA.2 gene encoding hypothetical protein, translating to MIYKYINKFIKFVNSIPALKIYLYSIIALCYEGKMANSIMLSYSYYLSICIVQLLLKKHAKFFFGAYFRKNINKLTLQGFLCRELKNNYLPFLLGELELEEKKNKDIRKSIDPIKIIYTYIKKFISKSVKLILFNFMKYI from the coding sequence ATAATTTATAAGTATATAAACAAATTTATAAAATTTGTAAATTCAATTCCAGCATTAAAAATTTATTTATATTCAATAATAGCATTATGTTATGAAGGTAAAATGGCTAATTCAATTATGTTAAGTTATTCATATTATTTATCAATTTGTATAGTTCAATTATTATTAAAAAAACATGCTAAATTCTTTTTTGGAGCATATTTTAGAAAAAATATAAATAAATTAACTTTACAAGGATTTTTATGTAGAGAATTAAAAAATAATTATTTACCTTTTTTATTAGGTGAATTGGAATTAGAAGAAAAAAAAAATAAAGATATAAGAAAAAGTATTGATCCAATTAAGATTATATATACTTATATTAAAAAATTTATAAGTAAAAGTGTAAAATTAATTTTATTTAATTTTATGAAATATATATAA
- the rps8.1 gene encoding ribosomal protein S8, producing MIKLFIKNSSIYKKFCKFIYNLNKKFIDIKYKELFLLKFDNKSKSIIDSLLYKLSELFIIDYEENKYNEERIKMRNFTLEVVYLIYIYCKILVKNLNKILWYLI from the coding sequence ATAATAAAATTATTTATTAAAAATAGTTCTATATATAAAAAATTTTGTAAATTTATTTATAATTTAAATAAAAAATTTATAGATATTAAGTATAAAGAATTATTTTTATTAAAATTTGATAATAAAAGTAAATCAATTATTGATTCATTATTATATAAATTAAGTGAATTATTTATAATTGATTATGAAGAAAATAAGTATAATGAAGAACGTATTAAAATGAGAAATTTTACTTTAGAAGTAGTATATTTAATATATATATATTGTAAAATTTTAGTAAAAAATTTAAATAAAATATTATGGTATTTAATATAA
- the tufA gene encoding Elongation factor Tu, with the protein MKIKPHINVGTIGHIDHGKTTLTSAITKVLSLKGLSKVKTYSEIDSAPEEKLRGITINTAHIEYESELKHYAHIDCPGHADYIKNMIVGVTQMDCAILVISLLDGPMPQTIEHLLLIKQIGVKNLIVFLNKEDKVNDEEIINFVKEEVLFLINKYGYNENNINILKGSALKALECANSKEDLNNIWVKKILDLVEVMDKNIKVVNDNVNEPFLMAIEDSFLITGRGTVVTGKIERGKIKSGDKVELIGNDNIIQTTVIDIEMFNKVLDLGEVGDNIGILLRNIKKNNVKRGYILAKPNTVKSFKLFESNVYILSKSEGGRHKPFLSGYKPQFFIRTSDITGEVKGIFSNNNELKMAMPGDSVNIIIELQKSTVLNIGLKFAIREGGKTIGAGIITKIIS; encoded by the coding sequence ATAAAAATAAAACCACATATAAATGTAGGTACTATAGGTCATATAGATCATGGTAAAACAACATTAACTTCAGCAATAACAAAAGTTTTAAGTTTAAAGGGATTATCTAAGGTAAAAACTTATAGTGAAATAGATTCAGCACCAGAAGAAAAATTAAGAGGTATAACAATAAATACAGCCCATATAGAGTATGAAAGTGAACTTAAACATTATGCTCATATAGATTGTCCTGGACATGCTGATTATATTAAAAATATGATAGTAGGTGTAACTCAAATGGATTGTGCTATTTTAGTTATATCTTTATTAGATGGTCCTATGCCACAAACTATCGAACATTTATTATTAATTAAACAAATTGGTGTAAAAAATTTAATAGTATTTTTAAATAAAGAAGATAAAGTTAATGATGAAGAAATAATTAATTTTGTTAAAGAAGAAGTATTATTTTTAATAAATAAGTATGGGTATAATGAAAATAATATTAATATATTAAAAGGATCAGCACTTAAAGCTTTAGAATGCGCTAATTCAAAAGAAGATTTAAATAATATATGGGTAAAAAAAATATTAGATTTAGTAGAAGTTATGGATAAAAATATAAAAGTAGTAAATGATAATGTAAATGAACCTTTTCTTATGGCTATAGAAGATAGTTTTTTAATAACAGGTAGAGGTACTGTAGTTACAGGTAAAATAGAAAGAGGTAAAATTAAATCAGGAGATAAAGTTGAACTTATTGGTAATGATAATATAATACAAACTACAGTTATTGATATTGAAATGTTTAATAAAGTTTTAGATTTAGGTGAGGTTGGTGATAATATAGGTATATTATTAAGAAATATAAAAAAAAATAATGTAAAAAGAGGATATATATTAGCTAAACCTAATACAGTAAAATCTTTTAAATTATTTGAATCTAATGTATATATATTATCTAAATCAGAAGGAGGTAGACATAAACCTTTTTTATCAGGTTATAAACCACAGTTTTTTATAAGAACAAGTGATATAACAGGAGAAGTTAAAGGTATTTTTTCTAATAATAATGAATTAAAAATGGCTATGCCAGGTGATTCAGTTAATATTATTATTGAATTACAAAAAAGTACAGTATTAAATATAGGATTAAAATTTGCTATAAGAGAAGGAGGTAAAACTATAGGAGCAGGTATTATTACAAAAATTATATCTTAA
- the rps12 gene encoding ribosomal protein S12 — protein MVTLNQAIRGKRIKKRKYIKFPNLYGCPQKKGECKKVYIVTPKKPNSALRKVVKVFIRNKNKEIIAYVPGENTNIKERDIVLFRGCNVKDLPGVKYKIILGAKDTDVVCSKLRKNKVSKYGVKKYRNK, from the coding sequence ATGGTAACATTAAATCAAGCTATAAGAGGTAAAAGAATTAAAAAAAGAAAATATATAAAATTTCCTAATTTATATGGATGCCCACAAAAAAAAGGTGAATGTAAAAAAGTTTATATAGTTACTCCTAAGAAACCAAATTCTGCTCTTAGAAAAGTAGTTAAGGTATTTATAAGAAATAAAAATAAAGAAATAATAGCTTATGTACCTGGTGAAAATACTAATATAAAAGAAAGAGATATTGTATTATTTAGAGGATGTAATGTTAAAGATTTGCCAGGAGTAAAATATAAAATTATTTTAGGAGCTAAAGATACAGATGTAGTATGTTCTAAATTAAGAAAAAATAAAGTATCTAAATATGGTGTAAAAAAATATAGGAATAAATGA
- the rpl16 gene encoding ribosomal protein L16 codes for MINLLFPKYYKYKKIHNSSYSLNNKLNNINLNYGLYGIISKSFGSISSSQLESIRFILNKNIKKISKIWTIIYPNFPISKKSKSSRMGSGVGLISYWVYKVSPGSVIFEIEDIKFDLIKNIFNKISCRFPFKVCLVKKNYF; via the coding sequence ATGATTAATTTATTATTTCCTAAGTATTATAAATATAAAAAAATTCATAACAGTAGTTATAGTTTAAATAATAAATTAAATAATATTAATTTAAATTATGGATTATATGGTATTATATCAAAAAGTTTTGGATCAATATCATCAAGTCAATTAGAATCTATAAGATTTATATTAAATAAAAATATAAAAAAAATTAGTAAAATATGGACTATTATATATCCAAATTTTCCAATTTCAAAAAAATCAAAATCATCTAGAATGGGAAGTGGGGTAGGATTAATATCATATTGGGTTTATAAAGTTAGTCCAGGTAGTGTTATATTTGAAATTGAAGATATTAAATTTGATTTAATTAAAAATATTTTTAATAAAATATCTTGTAGATTTCCTTTTAAAGTATGTTTAGTTAAAAAAAATTATTTTTGA
- the rpl2 gene encoding ribosomal protein L2, which yields MINLYLFKVNRNLGRSNKGIIISRSKRSFLNNKYFIIDNYYFNLNSNNNQNFFITKVFNNYLYKNSLLIKCIYLNNSSINIERVFIKAQKINKGDIIKLFNISLLSEGDSSYIFRLSYGNIIFNIENYKTSKSTYCRSFNSFATILSFNCNYYFIKLPSSKIIKINKNCKVFLGKPDEKKINFFNKAGYSYKYGIRPIVRGKAMNVVDHPHGGGEGKTSIGRKSIYSIYGKSIKGIKTAKRK from the coding sequence ATGATTAATTTATATTTATTTAAAGTTAATAGAAATTTAGGTAGAAGTAATAAAGGTATTATAATATCTAGAAGTAAACGTAGTTTTTTAAATAATAAATATTTTATTATAGATAATTATTATTTTAATTTAAATAGTAATAATAATCAAAATTTTTTTATTACTAAGGTTTTTAATAATTATTTATACAAAAATTCTTTATTAATTAAATGTATTTATTTAAATAATAGTAGTATAAATATTGAAAGAGTATTTATAAAAGCACAAAAAATTAATAAAGGTGATATTATTAAATTATTTAATATTTCTTTATTATCAGAAGGTGATTCTTCTTATATTTTTAGATTATCATATGGTAATATAATTTTTAATATTGAAAATTATAAAACTAGTAAATCAACTTATTGTAGATCATTTAATTCATTTGCAACAATACTTTCTTTTAATTGTAATTATTATTTTATTAAATTACCATCTAGTAAAATTATAAAAATAAATAAAAATTGTAAAGTTTTTTTGGGTAAACCAGATGAAAAAAAAATAAATTTTTTTAATAAAGCAGGTTATTCATATAAATATGGAATAAGACCTATTGTTAGAGGTAAAGCTATGAATGTTGTTGATCATCCACATGGAGGAGGAGAAGGTAAAACTTCTATAGGACGTAAATCCATTTATTCTATATATGGTAAGTCAATTAAAGGTATAAAAACAGCAAAAAGAAAATGA
- the BmB gene encoding hypothetical protein, translating into MIKKKIKNKIKYNKKFSLFKNIFILRVNKNLFYNLKFYTYGIGIFKLYILLFLSNNFSYLSIYKLTIFSIIGIRFSLSSLFLCLKKELYKKNLLLQKYKLKK; encoded by the coding sequence ATGATTAAAAAAAAAATTAAGAATAAAATTAAATATAATAAAAAATTTAGTTTATTTAAAAATATATTTATATTAAGAGTAAATAAAAATTTATTTTATAATTTAAAATTTTACACTTATGGTATAGGTATTTTTAAATTATATATTTTATTATTTTTAAGTAATAATTTTAGTTATTTATCTATTTATAAATTAACTATATTTAGTATAATAGGAATAAGATTTTCATTATCTTCTTTATTTTTATGTTTAAAAAAAGAATTATATAAAAAAAATTTATTATTACAAAAATATAAATTAAAAAAATGA
- the BmA.1 gene encoding hypothetical protein — MIYKYINKFIKFVNSIPALKIYLYSIIALCYEGKMANSIMLSYSYYLSICIVQLLLKKHAKFFFGAYFRKNINKLTLQGFLCRELKNNYLPFLLGELELEERKNKYKRKSIDPIKIIYTYIKKFISKSVKLIILNIKFNNK; from the coding sequence ATAATTTATAAGTATATAAACAAATTTATAAAATTTGTAAATTCAATTCCAGCATTAAAAATTTATTTATATTCAATAATAGCATTATGTTATGAAGGTAAAATGGCTAATTCAATTATGTTAAGTTATTCATATTATTTATCAATTTGTATAGTTCAATTATTATTAAAAAAACATGCTAAATTCTTTTTTGGAGCATATTTTAGAAAAAATATAAATAAATTAACTTTACAAGGATTTTTATGTAGAGAATTAAAAAATAATTATTTACCTTTTTTATTAGGTGAATTGGAATTAGAAGAAAGAAAAAATAAATATAAAAGAAAAAGTATTGACCCAATTAAGATTATATATACTTATATTAAAAAATTTATAAGTAAAAGTGTAAAATTAATAATTTTAAATATAAAATTTAATAATAAGTAA
- the rps8.2 gene encoding hypothetical protein (ribosomal protein S8) — MIKLFIKNSSIYKKFCKFIYNLNKKFIYTKYKELFLLKFDNKSKSIIDSLLYKLSELFIIDYEENKYNEERIKMRNFTLEVVYLIYIYCKILVKNLNKILWYLI, encoded by the coding sequence ATAATAAAATTATTTATTAAAAATAGTTCTATATATAAAAAATTTTGTAAATTTATTTATAATTTAAATAAAAAATTTATATATACTAAGTATAAAGAATTATTTTTATTAAAATTTGATAATAAAAGTAAATCAATTATTGATTCATTATTATATAAATTAAGTGAATTATTTATAATTGATTATGAAGAAAATAAGTATAATGAAGAACGTATTAAAATGAGAAATTTTACTTTAGAAGTAGTATATTTAATATATATATATTGTAAAATTTTAGTAAAAAATTTAAATAAAATATTATGGTATTTAATATAA
- the rpl6 gene encoding ribosomal protein L6 (highly divergent sequence): MIFNNYELFINKNISLIYLFDRVLNFNYLTIVNNKILYNKKIYILNNLFVIFLNNLKIFFLFNNKFVNIINSYFSNLKKILFNKNNDNYLESSNLFCKFYYLKLYNKLIIKFSKYDIKIILFKNYGFNNSIINNKNFLTVNNKFNKITIINDYLNNFSSRIKNIKKYNVYTGKGIKYPNEILNIKIYKKNK; encoded by the coding sequence ATGATATTTAATAATTATGAATTATTTATTAATAAAAATATATCTTTAATTTATTTATTTGATAGGGTATTAAATTTTAATTATCTTACTATAGTAAATAATAAAATATTATATAATAAAAAAATTTATATTTTAAATAATTTATTTGTTATTTTTTTAAATAATTTAAAAATATTTTTTTTATTTAATAATAAATTTGTAAATATAATAAATTCATATTTTAGTAATTTAAAAAAAATATTATTTAATAAAAATAATGATAATTATTTAGAATCTTCTAATTTATTTTGTAAATTTTATTATTTAAAATTATATAATAAATTAATTATTAAATTTAGTAAATATGATATTAAAATTATATTATTTAAAAATTATGGATTTAATAACAGTATAATTAATAATAAAAATTTTTTAACTGTAAATAATAAATTTAATAAAATAACTATTATTAATGATTATTTAAATAATTTTTCAAGTAGAATAAAAAATATTAAAAAGTATAATGTTTATACGGGTAAAGGTATTAAATATCCTAATGAAATTTTAAATATTAAAATTTATAAAAAAAATAAGTAA